CAGGTCGTTCCTCCCCAATCCGCTGCAGCGCGACTACGCCATTCTCAGCCGTTCGCAGGCTTTCAATCGGCAGTTCCGATTGTTCCACGAGCTTTTGCAATCCTTTGCGTATCATCGGTTCGTCATCGACAATGAGTATGCGGTACATGAGGAGGTCTCCCTTCTTACCCTTATGAAATGCCCGCTCCCCACGTGCACAGCACGTGAGGAGACGGTCATGCCCAGTTGCTGAGCTTATTTACGCGGCATCGACACCGTCGTACCGGAATCTTTACTATTGAATTTCTCCGTGGCTTCCTTGATAACATCGTTGCCACCTTTGGATTTCCACTCTTCCAATACTTTCGGCCAATCGGAAATCGGTTCTTTGCCATACACCATTTTGACCATGTGCTGCAAAATAACCGGAGGCGCTTGATCGGAAAGCGGTGAAATATCCACGTTTTTCATTAATGAATCCAGACGCGGCTCGAAGCTGATGCCGTCGCGGCCTTCATTTTTCAGTGTTGTATCATAGATGTTCATTAATTTCTTGCCTTCATCCGTCAAACCAAGTGTGCCTTTATTATAAGTCGTATCTTGCACCAGCCACAAGAAGGACTGACGATAACGCTCTTCATCGACGCCCGCGCTGTCTGTAGGGGATTTGTAGTCGATTTTGCCATCTACCGTTTTGTAGGTGTCGCCTTCGATCCCGAACGTGAAGAATTTCTCAGCTTCATCCGACATCATCCAATCGAAGAACTTGATGATTTGTCCGGCATTTTTCACATTTTTATTGATGAAATAAGTCCGTGGCGCTGCGCCGTACAAGTAGTGACCGCCTTTGCCATCCGGGCCTGTTGGTGAAGGAATGATTTCAATATCGCCTGTTGGTACCGTTGTTTTCAGTTGTGTTTCCCATTGCAGCATTTCATTCGCGTTCATGGACCACATGCCCGCTTTGCCGGCAAGGATTGTGTTCTTAAACACCGTCGCGTTGATCGTTGCGAATTCTTTGTTGATCAAGCCTTCGTCAAACATCGTTTTGTACGTTTGCAGCGCTTTCGTCATATTCTCAGTGTCAAAAAATTTCGGCAAAATTTGCTCGCCTTGCTTCTCAAACATCGACAAGTACGGATACACATCATATGCGCCGAAGAAGGAATCGGCATATTTGAAGTTCTCGCGACCCATGTACGGGTTCTCTACGCCCATTTCCTTGAACTTGCGGAGTACGTTCATGTACTCATCAACCGTTTTCGGAACGCCTAGACCGGCTTTATCCAGCAAATCCTTGCGCACGAAGATCGCGCGGCGGGACGGGTTGGACAAGTACTCCGGAATTGCGAAGATTTTACCTTGATACGTCACGCTGTCCCAAGCATCTTTGGGAATTTTTTTCAGCAAATTCGGGCCGTATTGCTTGAGTAAATCATCCAATGGCATGAACACGCCGGCTTTCACGGAACCAGCCATCTCCTTGCCGTTCACTCCGCCACTGCCCTGAACAACATCCGGAATATCGTTCGTTGCGAACATTTGGATCATTTTTTGCTCATATTCTTTGTGCGGAACCAGCACAATATTCATATCGGAATTCGTGATCTCTTCAACCTTCTTCACCCATTTATCTTGATTAATATCAGGTGATTTCTCGACATGCCCGAAAGCCAGGGTACGCAGAGAGATGGAGAATTTCGTTTTCTCAGCAGGCTTCGTGCTCGCCGCACCAGCCGTTGCGCCAGCAGCGTTTGTTGAACTCGGTTGCTCCGAAGTTTTGGACGAACAAGCAACCAGCATGCTGCCCATTAAAACAGCCGCCATCGTAGTCGGAATCCATTTTTTCATGTATGCCCCTCTTTTCTTTTCGCAAATTGATAGACATCTTTCACACCTTCATTGTAAAAGCGTTTACAAATTGCCGATATGGAATGCCTTTAGTTCGATTTGTCTTTTTTTTAGAATCCTGTTAAATAAGGAGATTTCATGCAGAATTAAACAGCTTCAATAGAAATTTCGTCGACGTTATAGGTATATCCTACCCCCGTGAAACGCTTTCAACAATGGAATGGCTTTTCACTTGCTTGTGTTTTTTTTAGGTTGGGCTCGTTAAGGCTTGTCAAATAAAAAGGATACCAACATAATGAAATAAATAATAGTTGGAGGTTTGGAAATGACCAACTTACAGGCAACTAAGGAAGAATGGCAGCAGCTTTTTGAAGTAACAAATCAATTTAAAAAACAGGCCCCTTGGGATTGGATGGAGGATGATGATTACTTTCTGATAACCGATCCTGAGAGCGGCGAGTTTGGTTGTTGTGTTGTCTTGGGGGCGGGCAGGATCAATTATGGGCTAAATGTTTATATAGGTCCCAAAGCACGACAATTCCTGCAGGAATTGAGCGGCGTTAATGATCAGTTGGATGATGATCAGATTGAATTGGCTTATTCGATGAGAGCCATCACCGTTGGTTTTGAGAACCGCGATCAGTTGGACAAAGATGATCTCCAATTAATCCGTGACCTTGGTTATAAATTTCGCGGTGCTCAGGCTTGGCCGCAATTCCGCAGCTTTGAACCCGGCTTCCTACCCGCGCAGCCTAATGGTCGAGAAGTGAGATTTCTAATAGCTGCCCTAGAGCAAACCATGCTTGTAGCAGATCGGTTCCGAGAGAATCCTGAATTGTACTTTGAACATGACCAAACGGATGAAGGGACTGGTGAACAACGTCTGCATCGCATCCCGAAGGTCATGAGCTCCAGTGTTACTTGGTCAGATACTTGGCTTCCTTGGCTGGAAGAGGGGGAATTTCTAACCCCATATGTATATCCAAACGAACTGCAACTTCGCCAATTAGGTAAAAGTTTGAAGAAATCAGCAGAGATCTGGCATTCCGACTTTCGATACATTTCCCAAGCATTCGGCGAAAAGGATGAACGAGGAAGCTATCCTCGATTGAGTCTATGGATGAGCGCTTCAACTGGTCTTGTGATGGCTGGCGGATTGGCGGATAACCATAATTTCATTCAAGCATATGTGGAACAGCTGCTCAATTTGCTCAAGGAGTCTGACCATAAGCCAGCTTCCATACAAGTAAGCTCCAAGAAAGCATATCTCGCTTTAAAGGACACTACTGATAAGCTAGGCATTACATTGAAATTCAATTTCAATTTGCCTGAGCTTTACATGGCTTTCGAAGAGATTGAAGATTCTTTATAGAAAATATAACTTCTACTTATGTGAAAAATTGCTTCGCCGCCCTGAGAGATCCGCCTCTTGTTAGCGACAAAACCTAGTAAGAGGAACTCTAGGGCGCTATTTTGGCAAATGGCAGGGAAGCGAGGGTCATAGCGGAACTACAGGGTCTTATTTCCACGAAAAGCGCTGAATTTCCCACGAAAAAGCAAAATAGCGTACTGTAGTTCCCTCAACCTCGCTATAATGCCACTTTTGGCTAGAATAGCGCCCTCTAGTTCCCATACCTCCGAGCTCACCCCAAAACATATAAACTCTAATATTTCTATTAAGGCAGCCCCCTTAAATCCACCCAAAAACTTATACTTTCTATGCGAAAAACCTAGCCTGCGGCTAGGTTTCATAACTTTTAGTGCTCGGGGGTGTGAGAGCGTACTATCTGATGCACTTCCTCCCCCACTTGGCTCATGAACGAACAATAAGCACTATCCCCTAGCTTATATCTCCAAAACAGCAGCAATTCGAACAAATAAGCACGTTCAGCTACCTTATTCGCAGCGCATAGAACCCCTTCATCATGATGGGGCCCAAAGAGGAATTTAAAGTAAGCTTCGCTCGCCCCAAACCCAAAATCAT
Above is a genomic segment from Paenibacillus sp. HWE-109 containing:
- a CDS encoding extracellular solute-binding protein codes for the protein MKKWIPTTMAAVLMGSMLVACSSKTSEQPSSTNAAGATAGAASTKPAEKTKFSISLRTLAFGHVEKSPDINQDKWVKKVEEITNSDMNIVLVPHKEYEQKMIQMFATNDIPDVVQGSGGVNGKEMAGSVKAGVFMPLDDLLKQYGPNLLKKIPKDAWDSVTYQGKIFAIPEYLSNPSRRAIFVRKDLLDKAGLGVPKTVDEYMNVLRKFKEMGVENPYMGRENFKYADSFFGAYDVYPYLSMFEKQGEQILPKFFDTENMTKALQTYKTMFDEGLINKEFATINATVFKNTILAGKAGMWSMNANEMLQWETQLKTTVPTGDIEIIPSPTGPDGKGGHYLYGAAPRTYFINKNVKNAGQIIKFFDWMMSDEAEKFFTFGIEGDTYKTVDGKIDYKSPTDSAGVDEERYRQSFLWLVQDTTYNKGTLGLTDEGKKLMNIYDTTLKNEGRDGISFEPRLDSLMKNVDISPLSDQAPPVILQHMVKMVYGKEPISDWPKVLEEWKSKGGNDVIKEATEKFNSKDSGTTVSMPRK
- a CDS encoding DUF7309 domain-containing protein, which translates into the protein MTNLQATKEEWQQLFEVTNQFKKQAPWDWMEDDDYFLITDPESGEFGCCVVLGAGRINYGLNVYIGPKARQFLQELSGVNDQLDDDQIELAYSMRAITVGFENRDQLDKDDLQLIRDLGYKFRGAQAWPQFRSFEPGFLPAQPNGREVRFLIAALEQTMLVADRFRENPELYFEHDQTDEGTGEQRLHRIPKVMSSSVTWSDTWLPWLEEGEFLTPYVYPNELQLRQLGKSLKKSAEIWHSDFRYISQAFGEKDERGSYPRLSLWMSASTGLVMAGGLADNHNFIQAYVEQLLNLLKESDHKPASIQVSSKKAYLALKDTTDKLGITLKFNFNLPELYMAFEEIEDSL